A single genomic interval of Asterias amurensis chromosome 1, ASM3211899v1 harbors:
- the LOC139934634 gene encoding uncharacterized protein isoform X1 has translation MRTKTHRRKMYAAMECESVEISGLLQVSGLLIKMAEASLPTETTCKIRHVHIECPICLNRFIDPKILDCQHSFCLKCLQELVDKQDPKTDIIICPVCREKTLIPDKGVSALLNCFFLSSLIDDVSNLEGLKEDINPPVLTCVGCDEGLKAFSRCVECDATLCTACLENHAKLKMNRHHQIVDAVSSSNQRPKDKDKSESHNCRKHTDQELCFYCETCDSLVCLKCAVFDHRASNHNLSEINDAVKSYRQAVDDALVKFEECCKQFQKVDDSIKHSQHRLQLMVDRAIRDIVAREEEEITKIRNVSCLLQERVTQIGQERGGNFDSIQSSNSDMMSRAEKIIASVNDLMQQADDFELLDLKPKVMHNLDFHKELQFQTVQHSKSFIGFKGHDIVTDADLGEILEEEKWEVKTEFCNEGEGEGEFEWAGDVACFSNSDIVVSDSEKRLLSTFTSKGYKSTDVHRGTEDGQIEDPWVVAVTSSDLLLVIDGYDVKVYDKELQYIRQFRPSQNQVEEQSESLLCGIAVDKRDRIAVADCKRKVISLHNVDGSIISTIHHEDINSIYFLSVSNKEHLCFTDHENMKLVCLDFMGNELFNISTSIDGRQAYPAGVCCDDAGDIYVSIDYGDFTTGEIHHYNASGEHISCVARGCYNPQGMMFTPTGDLVVANQLSVKILHRV, from the exons atgaggaccaaaacccaccgcagaaaaatgtatgccgccatggaatgtgaatctgttgaaattagtggcttgttgcag GTGTCAGGATTGCTCATCAAGATGGCCGAAGCTTCACTACCTactgagaccacttgcaagataagacatgtacacatcgaatgcccaatctgcCTGAATCGGTTCATCGATCCAAAAATTCTGGACTGTCAGCAcagcttctgcttaaaatgtcttcaggaacttgTAGACAAACAGGATCCCAAGACGGATATTATTATTTGCCCAGTGTGTAGAGAGAAAACTTTAATCCCAGATAAGGGAGTGTCGGCTCTTCTCAACTGCTTTTTCTTGAGCTCGCTAATTGATGATGTCAGCAATCTGGAAGGGTTGAAAGAGGACATTAACCCTCCTGTCTTAACATGCGTaggatgcgacgaaggtcttAAAGCCTTCTCACGGTGTGTTGAATGTGATGCGACTTTGTGCACGGCATGTCTGGAAAACcatgcaaaattaaaaatgaacagGCATCATCAAATCGTTGATGCTGTCAGCTCGTCAAATCAGCGACCCAAAGACAAGGACAAATCTGAATCTCACAACTGCCggaaacacactgaccaggaactgtgttttTATTGCGAAACGTGTGATTCACTTGTGTGTCTCAAATGTGCGGTGTTCGATCATCGAGCTTCAAACCACAACCTCTCTGAAATCAATGATGCCGTGAAATCTTACCGTCAAGCTGTTGATGATGCGTTGGTGAAGTTTGAAGAGTGTTGCAAGCAATTTCAGAAAGTGGATGACTCTATCAAACACTCACAGCATAGGTTACAACTCATGGTCGACCGGGCTATTCGAGATATTGTTGCGAGGGAGGAAGAGGAAATTACCAAGATAAGAAACGTTTCCTGTCTCCTTCAAGAAAGAGTCACTcaaatcggtcaagaaagaggTGGGAATTTTGATAGCATACAGAGCAGCAATAGCGACATGATGAGCCGTGCAGAGAAGATCATAGCTTCAGTCAATGACTTGATGCAGCAAGCTGATgactttgagctgctggacctcaagccaaaagttatgcacaatttagacttccacaaagagcttcagtttcaaacagtgcagcatagcaagtcattcatcgggttcaaaggtcatgatatcgtcactgatgcagatctcggtgaaatactagaggAAGAGAAGTGGGAGGTAAAGACAGAGTTTTGTAACGAAGGGGAAGGTGAGGGGGAATTCGAGTGGGCAGGGGACGTTGCTTGTTTTAGCAATAGTGACATTGTTGTTTCTGATTCAGAAAAGCGTCTATTGTCCACATTTACATCAAAGGGTTACAAGTCTACAGATGTTCATAGAGGAACAGAGGATGGCCAAATAGAAGACCCTTGGGTTGTTGCTGTGACCTCTAGTGACCTGCTTCTGGTTATTGATGGATATgatgtaaaggtttatgataaAGAACTGCAATATATCCGTCAGTTCAGACCCTCACAGAATCAAGTCGAGGAGCAGTCGGAGAGTCTACTTTGTGGTATTGCTGTGGACAAGAGAGACCGAATTGCTGTGGCTGACTGTAAGAGAAAGGTAATATCTCTCCATAATGTCGATGGATCCAtcatttccacaatacatcatgaGGATATTAATAGCATCTACTTTCTATCTGTAAGCAACAAGGAGCACCTGTGCTTCACAGACCACGAAAACATGAAACTAGTTTGTTtggatttcatgggaaacgagTTGTTCAATATCAGCACTTCCATTGACGGCAGACAAGCATATCCTGCTGGTGTGTGCTGCGACGATGCTGGAGACATTTATGTGTCTATTGATTACGGTGACTTTACAACCGGCGAGATACATCATTACAATGCATCAGGTGAGCACATCAGTTGTGTAGCTCGTGGCTGTTACAATCCCCAAGGCATGATGTTTACTCCTACCGGTGACCTCGTCGTGGCTAATCAGCTCTCGGTCAAGATCTTGCATCGTGTGTGA
- the LOC139934634 gene encoding uncharacterized protein isoform X2: MAEASLPTETTCKIRHVHIECPICLNRFIDPKILDCQHSFCLKCLQELVDKQDPKTDIIICPVCREKTLIPDKGVSALLNCFFLSSLIDDVSNLEGLKEDINPPVLTCVGCDEGLKAFSRCVECDATLCTACLENHAKLKMNRHHQIVDAVSSSNQRPKDKDKSESHNCRKHTDQELCFYCETCDSLVCLKCAVFDHRASNHNLSEINDAVKSYRQAVDDALVKFEECCKQFQKVDDSIKHSQHRLQLMVDRAIRDIVAREEEEITKIRNVSCLLQERVTQIGQERGGNFDSIQSSNSDMMSRAEKIIASVNDLMQQADDFELLDLKPKVMHNLDFHKELQFQTVQHSKSFIGFKGHDIVTDADLGEILEEEKWEVKTEFCNEGEGEGEFEWAGDVACFSNSDIVVSDSEKRLLSTFTSKGYKSTDVHRGTEDGQIEDPWVVAVTSSDLLLVIDGYDVKVYDKELQYIRQFRPSQNQVEEQSESLLCGIAVDKRDRIAVADCKRKVISLHNVDGSIISTIHHEDINSIYFLSVSNKEHLCFTDHENMKLVCLDFMGNELFNISTSIDGRQAYPAGVCCDDAGDIYVSIDYGDFTTGEIHHYNASGEHISCVARGCYNPQGMMFTPTGDLVVANQLSVKILHRV; encoded by the coding sequence ATGGCCGAAGCTTCACTACCTactgagaccacttgcaagataagacatgtacacatcgaatgcccaatctgcCTGAATCGGTTCATCGATCCAAAAATTCTGGACTGTCAGCAcagcttctgcttaaaatgtcttcaggaacttgTAGACAAACAGGATCCCAAGACGGATATTATTATTTGCCCAGTGTGTAGAGAGAAAACTTTAATCCCAGATAAGGGAGTGTCGGCTCTTCTCAACTGCTTTTTCTTGAGCTCGCTAATTGATGATGTCAGCAATCTGGAAGGGTTGAAAGAGGACATTAACCCTCCTGTCTTAACATGCGTaggatgcgacgaaggtcttAAAGCCTTCTCACGGTGTGTTGAATGTGATGCGACTTTGTGCACGGCATGTCTGGAAAACcatgcaaaattaaaaatgaacagGCATCATCAAATCGTTGATGCTGTCAGCTCGTCAAATCAGCGACCCAAAGACAAGGACAAATCTGAATCTCACAACTGCCggaaacacactgaccaggaactgtgttttTATTGCGAAACGTGTGATTCACTTGTGTGTCTCAAATGTGCGGTGTTCGATCATCGAGCTTCAAACCACAACCTCTCTGAAATCAATGATGCCGTGAAATCTTACCGTCAAGCTGTTGATGATGCGTTGGTGAAGTTTGAAGAGTGTTGCAAGCAATTTCAGAAAGTGGATGACTCTATCAAACACTCACAGCATAGGTTACAACTCATGGTCGACCGGGCTATTCGAGATATTGTTGCGAGGGAGGAAGAGGAAATTACCAAGATAAGAAACGTTTCCTGTCTCCTTCAAGAAAGAGTCACTcaaatcggtcaagaaagaggTGGGAATTTTGATAGCATACAGAGCAGCAATAGCGACATGATGAGCCGTGCAGAGAAGATCATAGCTTCAGTCAATGACTTGATGCAGCAAGCTGATgactttgagctgctggacctcaagccaaaagttatgcacaatttagacttccacaaagagcttcagtttcaaacagtgcagcatagcaagtcattcatcgggttcaaaggtcatgatatcgtcactgatgcagatctcggtgaaatactagaggAAGAGAAGTGGGAGGTAAAGACAGAGTTTTGTAACGAAGGGGAAGGTGAGGGGGAATTCGAGTGGGCAGGGGACGTTGCTTGTTTTAGCAATAGTGACATTGTTGTTTCTGATTCAGAAAAGCGTCTATTGTCCACATTTACATCAAAGGGTTACAAGTCTACAGATGTTCATAGAGGAACAGAGGATGGCCAAATAGAAGACCCTTGGGTTGTTGCTGTGACCTCTAGTGACCTGCTTCTGGTTATTGATGGATATgatgtaaaggtttatgataaAGAACTGCAATATATCCGTCAGTTCAGACCCTCACAGAATCAAGTCGAGGAGCAGTCGGAGAGTCTACTTTGTGGTATTGCTGTGGACAAGAGAGACCGAATTGCTGTGGCTGACTGTAAGAGAAAGGTAATATCTCTCCATAATGTCGATGGATCCAtcatttccacaatacatcatgaGGATATTAATAGCATCTACTTTCTATCTGTAAGCAACAAGGAGCACCTGTGCTTCACAGACCACGAAAACATGAAACTAGTTTGTTtggatttcatgggaaacgagTTGTTCAATATCAGCACTTCCATTGACGGCAGACAAGCATATCCTGCTGGTGTGTGCTGCGACGATGCTGGAGACATTTATGTGTCTATTGATTACGGTGACTTTACAACCGGCGAGATACATCATTACAATGCATCAGGTGAGCACATCAGTTGTGTAGCTCGTGGCTGTTACAATCCCCAAGGCATGATGTTTACTCCTACCGGTGACCTCGTCGTGGCTAATCAGCTCTCGGTCAAGATCTTGCATCGTGTGTGA
- the LOC139934655 gene encoding galactose mutarotase-like, with product MSITQEDYGHTKDGRLVVEYTLKNGNGMVVKIINFGAAVTSILIPDKKGNVDDVVLGYKNFEGYETDAFYLGIIVGRHANRIAKGKFTIDGQDYQLETNNGPNHNHGGFKGFGLMLWNASVEGTSLKLTHISPDGEQGYPGQLTTEVVYQLTNENSLDISFSAVTTKATPINLTNHSYFNLEGHSGGTIYQHKVSIDADSYIPVDDTLIPLGQLESVKDTVFDLREPIPLIDRIQDAPGGGYDNSFCLNSPGMSHPSAKAYHPETGRSLEVFTTQPGIHFYTANFLDGTLAAKQGASYMKHNGFCLESGNYPDAINQPCFPCAILRPGETYQHATSFKFSWE from the exons ATGTCAATAACACAAGAAGATTATGGTCATACCAAGGATGGCCGCCTGGTGGTAGAGTACACCCTGAAGAATGGAAATGGAATGGTGGTCAAAATCATCAACTTTGGTGCAGCTGTCACATCCATTCTGATTCCTGATAAAAAAGGAAATGTTGACGATGTCGTTCTGGGATACAAGAACTTTGAAG GTTATGAAACGGATGCCTTCTATCTAGGGATCATCGTTGGTCGACATGCGAATAGAATAGCCAAAGGAAAGTTCACAATTGATGGGCAAGATTACCAGCTGGAAACAAACAATGGACCGAACCACAACCATGGAGGGTTCAAGGGCTTTGGATTG ATGCTATGGAATGCTTCAGTAGAAGGAACGTCTCTCAAACTGACGCACATTAGCCCAGACGGTGAACAGGGCTACCCCGGCCAGCTAACCACTGAGGTCGTTTATCAACTGACCAATGAAAACTCTCTCGATATTAGTTTTTCGGCCGTCACGACCAAAGCAACACCAATCAACCTCACTAATCATTCTTACTTCAACCTGGAGGGGCAT AGTGGTGGAACAATTTATCAACACAAAGTCAGTATAGATGCCGATAGCTACATTCCTGTAGACGACACACTCATTCCACTGG gtcAACTGGAGTCTGTGAAGGACACAGTGTTTGATTTGAGAGAGCCTATTCCTCTCATTGATCGTATCCAGGATGCACCGGGCGGAGGTTATGACAACAGTTTCTGCCTCAACTCACCAGGGATGAGCCATCCTTCAGCAAA GGCGTACCATCCCGAGACTGGTCGTTCCTTGGAAGTCTTCACCACACAGCCCGGGATTCATTTCTACACAGCTAACTTCCTGGATGGTACCCTAGCAGCTAAGCAAGGAGCAAGCTATATGAAGCACAACGGTTTCTGTCTGGAGTCGGGGAACTACCCTGATGCTATTAATCAA CCATGTTTTCCTTGTGCTATTCTGAGGCCAGGAGAGACGTACCAACACGCAACCTCTTTCAAATTTTCCTGGGAGTAG
- the LOC139934646 gene encoding uncharacterized protein, with amino-acid sequence MTSQQLKSSKSSGKYKAVNGAEDKKAGGIFSNGDSSDMALTTAAVTSPAGRSPILTADQAVELGGYDFTFENIVFEGGGNKGLSATGAIRVLEELGYWSKITRFAGASAGAMITALVCVGYNSHDIEEFLCGDIGKVFLDARFGVLSFLPNMLLHYGCHPGEKINRWFGEKVKAKMGNADLTFEELYSKTKRELCITVTNMNSMDCTYCHVKTTPDMPIRKAVRMSACIPGVFCPVQVTHPVNKTHDYFVDGGMLCNYPIHCFDGWYLSMEHQDSFLKKVQRLAELPKLWDPRERFGKRNDKTIGILLYSAGEKELMKDALKERFKDRIIESERIPHPETKLANQRADKIRKLESAAKEHGELVASMSRFMQVLDECDIDESGTISVDEFNTAMHKKPSKFTDEDKARLFGEDFRDTEALFKRLDTTEDNQISFKELLSFADKKGLSIMEHFRGYQRHDITSLRSYFGTIMETLLLNMKRIFIQAGDVDRTIGIDTGYLDTLDFNMEKPDQNYLVEQGKLGCIAYLRELIDGNSMVRK; translated from the exons ATGACGAGCCAGCAATTGAAATCCTCAAAATCAAGCGGCAAATACAAAGCTGTGAATGGAGCTGAAGACAAGAAGGCTGGTGGCATCTTCAGCAATGGTGACAGTTCCGACATGGCGTTGACGACGGCGGCAGTAACATCACCAGCTGGGCGCTCGCCGATTCTTACGGCCGACCAGGCAGTGGAGCTCGGGGGCTACGACTTCACTTTTGAGAATATCGTCTTCGAGGGTGGAGGAAATAAGGGTCTTTCTGCTACAGGGGCAATTCGG GTTCTTGAAGAGCTCGGATACTGGAGTAAAATCACTCGGTTCGCTGGGGCTAGCGCTGGGGCCATGATCACCGCTTTGGTTTGTGTCGGTTACAATTCACATGACATTGAAGAATTCCTTTGTGGAGATATTGGGAAAGTGTTTCTTG ATGCAAGGTTTGGCGTACTGAGTTTTCTACCGAACATGTTGCTGCATTACGGCTGCCATCCCGGCGAGAAGATAAATCGATGGTTTGGTGAGAAAGTCAAGGCAAAAATGGGCAATGCTGACTTGACATTTGAAGAG CTGTACAGTAAAACCAAGCGTGAGTTGTGCATCACTGTAACCAATATGAACAGTATGGACTGTACATACTGTCATGTTAAAACAACACCAGATATGCCGATCAGGAAGGCTGTACGAATGTCGGCTTGCATTCCAG GTGTGTTTTGCCCAGTACAAGTAACCCATCCAGTTAACAAAACGCATGACTACTTTGTGGACGGAGGAATGCTATGTAACTACCCAATTCACTGCTTTGATG GTTGGTATCTGTCAATGGAACATCAAGATTCATTTCTGAAGAAGGTTCAACGATTAGCAGAGTTACCCAAGTTGTGGGATCCCCGGGAACGTTTTGGCAAAAGGAATGACAAGACGATTGGGATTCTTCTG TACTCTGCAGGAGAGAAAGAACTCATGAAGGATGCCTTGAAGGAACGATTCAAAGACCGAATCATTGAGTCTGAGAGAATCCCACATCCCGAGACAAAACTTGCCAA TCAACGTGCAGATAAAATAAGAAAACTAGAGAGTGCTGCAAAGGAACACGGTGAACTTGTTGCGTCCATGTCAAGATTCATGCAGGTACTGGATGAGTGTGATATCGACGAGAGTGGAACCATCAGCGTAGACGAGTTTAATACTGCCATGCATAAG AAACCTTCAAAGTTTACAGATGAGGACAAGGCGCGACTATTTGGGGAAGACTTTAGAGATACTGAAGCTCTGTTCAAGAGATTAGACACAACGGAAGATAACCAA ATAAGTTTCAAGGAACTGCTTTCGTTTGCGGACAAGAAAGGGTTGAGTATCATGGAACACTTCCGGGGTTACCAAAGGCATGACATTACGAGTTTACGTAGCTACTTTGGTACGATAATGGAAACCTTGCTGCTCAATATGAAAAGAATATTCATTCAG GCAGGAGATGTTGACCGAACCATTGGAATTGACACTGGCTACCTGGACACACTAGACTTCAACATGGAGAAACCAGATCAGAATTATTTGGttgag CAAGGAAAGCTGGGCTGCATTGCATATCTCCGTGAGCTTATCGATGGGAATTCGATGGTTCGTAAATAA